Genomic window (Achromobacter sp. B7):
CGCAGACGACGCCGGATGCCAAGCCGGGTGCGTCGCTGGCCGCGCCGGAACGCTTGGCGGGGGCACCGTTCTCGGTGCAACTGGCCCAGGCGGCGCGCCAGCATGACGTGGAGGACATCGCCTTGATGGATCTGCTGGACTGAGGCGCACGAAGTGCAGGATGCGCATGACGCGGATGACGTGGATCACGCGCATTGCGTGCAGGGGGCCGAGGCGGGCCGGGGCATTCGTCCCTGCGCGCCTCGGCCCCAGTCCGTTCAGATGGCTTTGAATGTCTTCAGGTGGATGCTGGTCTCGGTGGCCGAGATGCCCTTGAGGGTGCGCAGCCGGTCCAGCACTTCGGACAACTGATCGATGGTGGGAACCCGCAGTTCCGCCAGCAGGTCCCAGCGGCCGTTGGTGTCGTGCAGGCCCGCCACCGCGGGTTCGCCCATCAGCAGGTTCACGATCTTGCGGGTTTCGTGGCCTTCCACGGCGATGCTGATCCACGCCACGATGTCGTCCGTTTCTGACTCGGGGCGCAGGCGCACGGTATAACCGACGATGATGCCGCGCTCTTCAAGCTTGCGGATGCGGTTGTCGATGGTGCCGCGCGATACGTCCAGCTTCTTGGCCAGCGTGGCGATGGACAGGCGGGCGTTCGC
Coding sequences:
- a CDS encoding Lrp/AsnC family transcriptional regulator; this translates as MDTLDQRLLGLLRANARLSIATLAKKLDVSRGTIDNRIRKLEERGIIVGYTVRLRPESETDDIVAWISIAVEGHETRKIVNLLMGEPAVAGLHDTNGRWDLLAELRVPTIDQLSEVLDRLRTLKGISATETSIHLKTFKAI